The Deinococcus depolymerans genome includes the window GCACGTGCCGCAGGTCGGCCGTGGCGGTGCGGGTGCGCAGGTAGGCGTCCACATCCGCCCCGCGGAACAGCAGGTCCATGCCGTCCGCTCCCAGGCCGAAGAAGGTGATCAGGCGCAGCGTCTCGTGCAGCGCCCCGTCCGGGTCGCCCTGCGCGGCGGCACGCAGCAGCGGCCCGAACACGCCGCGCAGCACCGGGCCCGCGACCGGGCTGGTCACGACTGCCGCCACGCGCGGGGCCAGCGCCGGGGTGCGCGCCGCCCACTGCAGCGCCTGCATGCCGCCGAAGCTGGGCCCCACGACCGCGTGCCAGCGGGGGGCGGCGAGGGCCCGCAGCAGTCCGCACTGCGCGGCGTGCAGGTCCGCCATGGTCCACTCGGGAAAGCGGGGCCCCCAGGGCCGCCCGTCCGGGTGGGTGGTGGCGGGGCCGGTGGTCAGGATCCCAGGATCGCGCACCTGCACGTTTCCCAGCGAGTTCAGGCACACCACGAAGAAGCGCTCCGTGTCCAGCGCCCGGCCGGGACCGATCAGGGCGTCCCACCAGCCGGGCGTGCCGTCCGGGCCGGGGCCGGCGGCGCGCATGGTGCCGGTGTAGTGGTGGCACACCAGGACCGCGTTGTCGCGCGCGGCGTTCAGGCGGCCCCAGGTCAGGGCGCCCAGTCGCACGGGAACCCGCTCTCCCCCGGTCCACAGGTCTCCGCGCAGTTCGGCGGTTCCGGGCGGAGCGCCCGGCGTCCAGGTCCACTGACTGTCTCGCATCACCGGGCAGGCTAGGTGCAGGGCGTTACGGGCCGGTCACAGCCGCGGGAGCGGGGGGGTGTAACGCGCCCGTGACGCGCCGCGCCTACACTGCCGGGCGAACATGAAAACATTCCTGATGACGGGCGTCCTGCTCGCGCTGTCCGGCGCGGGCGCAGTGAAGGTCGGTGTGCTTCTTCCCCTGAGCGGAGCCGGGAGCGTTTCGGGTCAGGCGGCCCGCAGCGGCTACGGGCTGGCCCTCGACGAGATCAACCGGGCGGGCGGCGTGCTGGGAAAACCGCTGGAACTCGAGTTCGCCGATGACGGCAGCGCGCCCGCCAAGGCCGTGCCGGAGTTCGTGAAGCTGGTGACGGTCGAGAAGGTGGACTTCATGGCGGGCGGCGTGAGCAGCGCCACCAGCATCGCCATCAGCGGCCCCGCCAAGCAGTACGGCACCTTCATGGCGTGGATCGGCGCGGCCGCCGTGCCGGTCGAGGACGCCTTCGCGGACCACCCGTACTTCTTCCACTACCACCCGTGGTCGTACTACAACTTCGAGGCGATCCTGGGGTACTTCCGGTACCTCAAGACGTACAAGAAGGCGAAGAACATCGCCATCGCCTACGAGGACGGCCCTTTCGGCAGCGCCGGCATCGACGCGACCGTCGCGGCGTTCAAGAAGGCGGGCTTCAATGTCGTCATGACCGAGAAGTTCAAGACCGGCAGCGGCAACTTCGGGCCGCTGGTCAGCAAGGCCAAGGCCGCCAAGCCCGACATCCTGTACTGGGTCGGGTACGACACCGACGCCCTGCCGCTCGCCACCGAGGTCAAGCAGCAGAACCTGCAGCTGGGCCTGCTGTACGGCACGCCGCCCAGCTGGCCCGTGGGCTTCGAGAAGAACAAGCTGTCGGACAACGTGGCGGGCCTGA containing:
- a CDS encoding alpha/beta fold hydrolase — translated: MRDSQWTWTPGAPPGTAELRGDLWTGGERVPVRLGALTWGRLNAARDNAVLVCHHYTGTMRAAGPGPDGTPGWWDALIGPGRALDTERFFVVCLNSLGNVQVRDPGILTTGPATTHPDGRPWGPRFPEWTMADLHAAQCGLLRALAAPRWHAVVGPSFGGMQALQWAARTPALAPRVAAVVTSPVAGPVLRGVFGPLLRAAAQGDPDGALHETLRLITFFGLGADGMDLLFRGADVDAYLRTRTATADLRHVLDVGRAVQTHDLLAVAPLDELCRRWREQGTRLLSVNVRGDQFFPAAEMRDFAAQTRAAGVAHTHLEFDSPRGHLGGLTDTAAFGDALRDLLETAPTPPALDLSGVRHV
- a CDS encoding ABC transporter substrate-binding protein; this encodes MKTFLMTGVLLALSGAGAVKVGVLLPLSGAGSVSGQAARSGYGLALDEINRAGGVLGKPLELEFADDGSAPAKAVPEFVKLVTVEKVDFMAGGVSSATSIAISGPAKQYGTFMAWIGAAAVPVEDAFADHPYFFHYHPWSYYNFEAILGYFRYLKTYKKAKNIAIAYEDGPFGSAGIDATVAAFKKAGFNVVMTEKFKTGSGNFGPLVSKAKAAKPDILYWVGYDTDALPLATEVKQQNLQLGLLYGTPPSWPVGFEKNKLSDNVAGLSLWLSSSPNKESRAFVAAYRKKYGTVTDEYFAPLAYVNLKTLAAAINAAGSTDKARVAAELAKTNVPTPFGPLTFTPSLKTKYQGFKAGNWLHFQYLGDARVPVFPIKFAQQPMVYGR